The Streptomyces sp. NBC_00344 genome includes a window with the following:
- a CDS encoding GDP-L-fucose synthase family protein, producing MTESLLLPEGARIFVAGHRGLVGSAVARRLTADGHEVLTRTRTELDLRDAARTADYLRNTRPDAVVLAAAKVGGIMANSTSPVQFIEENLQIQLSVIAGAHQAGTGRLLFLGSSCIYPKLAPQPISEDALLTGPLEPTNQAYALAKIAGIVQIQSYRQQYGASYISAMPTNLYGPGDNFDLETSHVLPALIRRFHEAREEGRDEVTLWGSGSPRREFLHVDDLAAACALLLRSYDGDEPVNVGCGTDLTIRELAETVAEVTGFAGRIGWDTSKPDGTPRKLLDVTRLSSLGWKPGIPLREGIAATYEAWRRA from the coding sequence ATGACTGAATCGCTGCTCCTGCCTGAAGGCGCCCGCATATTCGTCGCCGGACACCGTGGTCTGGTCGGCTCCGCCGTGGCCCGCAGGCTCACCGCCGACGGCCATGAGGTGCTCACCCGCACCCGCACCGAGCTGGATCTCCGCGACGCCGCGCGGACTGCGGACTACCTTCGGAACACCCGGCCCGACGCGGTGGTGCTGGCTGCTGCCAAGGTCGGCGGCATCATGGCGAACAGCACATCGCCGGTCCAGTTCATCGAGGAGAACCTGCAGATCCAGCTGAGCGTGATCGCCGGCGCGCACCAGGCGGGTACCGGCCGGCTGCTGTTCCTCGGGTCCTCCTGCATCTATCCCAAGCTCGCACCGCAGCCGATCAGTGAGGATGCCCTGCTCACGGGCCCCCTCGAGCCCACCAACCAGGCCTACGCCCTCGCGAAGATCGCCGGAATCGTTCAGATCCAGTCCTACCGGCAGCAGTACGGGGCCTCGTACATCTCCGCGATGCCGACGAACCTCTACGGGCCCGGCGACAACTTCGACCTGGAGACCTCGCACGTGCTGCCCGCGCTGATCCGCCGCTTCCACGAGGCGCGCGAGGAGGGCCGGGACGAGGTGACGCTCTGGGGTTCGGGATCTCCGCGGCGGGAATTCCTCCACGTCGACGACCTCGCCGCCGCCTGCGCCCTGCTGCTGCGCTCGTACGACGGTGATGAACCGGTCAACGTCGGCTGCGGCACGGATCTCACCATCCGCGAACTCGCCGAGACCGTCGCCGAAGTGACCGGTTTCGCCGGGCGGATCGGCTGGGACACGTCCAAGCCCGACGGCACCCCGCGCAAGCTGCTCGATGTGACACGGCTGAGCTCGCTCGGCTGGAAGCCCGGCATCCCGCTGCGCGAAGGCATCGCCGCCACGTACGAGGCGTGGCGGCGCGCCTGA
- the gmd gene encoding GDP-mannose 4,6-dehydratase, protein MSKSALITGVTGQDGSYLAELLLSKGYTVHGLVRRSSSFNTERIDHIYQDPQQSNRSFVLHHADLSDGVALVNLMRDIRPDEVYNLGAQSHVRVSFDAPLYTGDVTGLGALRLLEAIRASGIETRYYQASSSEMFGSTPPPQNEETPFHPRSPYGAAKVFGYWTTVNYREAYDMFAVNGILFNHESPRRGETFVTRKVTRAVARIKAGLQDRLYMGNLDAVRDWGYAPEYVDAMWRMLQHDEPTDYVVATGVAATVREFVETAFAHAGLDWNEYVRYDPKYERPSEVDALIGDPGKAQRLLGWKPEVLVEELARIMVDADLRQVEDQLAGATVRIDR, encoded by the coding sequence ATGAGCAAGTCCGCACTGATCACCGGGGTCACCGGGCAGGACGGTTCCTATCTGGCGGAGCTGCTGCTGTCCAAGGGCTACACGGTCCATGGGCTCGTCAGGAGGTCGTCCAGCTTCAACACCGAGCGGATCGACCACATCTACCAGGACCCCCAGCAGTCGAACCGGTCCTTCGTACTGCATCACGCGGATCTGTCCGACGGGGTGGCGCTGGTGAACCTGATGCGCGACATCAGGCCTGACGAGGTGTACAACCTGGGCGCCCAGTCCCATGTCAGGGTCTCCTTCGACGCGCCGCTGTACACCGGCGATGTCACCGGACTCGGCGCCCTGCGGCTGCTCGAGGCGATCCGCGCCAGCGGCATCGAGACCAGGTACTACCAGGCCTCGTCCTCCGAGATGTTCGGATCGACGCCTCCCCCGCAGAACGAGGAGACCCCGTTCCACCCCCGCAGCCCCTACGGCGCTGCCAAGGTCTTCGGCTACTGGACCACGGTCAACTACCGCGAGGCGTACGACATGTTCGCCGTCAACGGGATCCTCTTCAACCATGAGTCGCCGCGCCGCGGTGAGACCTTCGTGACCCGCAAGGTGACCCGCGCGGTCGCCCGTATCAAGGCGGGGCTCCAGGACCGCCTCTACATGGGCAACCTGGACGCCGTACGCGACTGGGGCTATGCCCCGGAGTACGTGGACGCGATGTGGCGGATGCTCCAGCACGACGAGCCGACGGATTACGTGGTGGCGACCGGGGTCGCGGCGACCGTGCGCGAGTTCGTCGAGACCGCCTTCGCGCACGCCGGCCTGGACTGGAACGAGTACGTCAGGTACGACCCGAAGTACGAGCGTCCCAGCGAGGTCGACGCGCTGATCGGGGACCCGGGCAAGGCCCAGCGACTGCTCGGCTGGAAACCGGAGGTGCTGGTGGAGGAGCTGGCCCGGATCATGGTGGACGCCGATCTGCGCCAGGTCGAGGACCAGTTGGCCGGTGCCACGGTGCGTATCGACCGCTGA
- a CDS encoding LamG-like jellyroll fold domain-containing protein produces the protein MGRSRGLSAALILSVIAGMGVTVAPQAAAVTPPVAFTADDLPTWQTNGIVWALAEAQGTVFVGGTFSQVRPPEGASGTPQGAVNFAAMNAATGAPTSCNLSFTIGSGTATVRSLVVSPDKKTLYAGGYFGAVNGVQVSSLAAIDIATCTPKADFHPSFSATVRALAVTDDTVYAGGDFTTVEGAARQRYAAVNSSTGALRPFTADVDLPGRAVAVTPDGKDVVLGGDFFTVNGANSHALAVVDATTGANVKTYPNFIETNSVVKTIGTDATGFYTGNEGTGGGVFDGRIALNLSDLGQRWRDTCLGATQAVLSYESVLYSASHAHDCSSVGEFPDGKRNHLLAQPTTSVGKLGWFPNTNDGLGEGIGPRALAISDTGSSKYLWVGGEFTTVNAAPAQGLTRFASGPDTGVPGVPQASASSIKPGAVQVRWRSSTDLDDSKLTYKVYRNGSSTPIQTVDGESLWWSRPQMSFTDTSVTAGQTYSYRVTATDAAGNASGLSPTTTVTVPSSPEAYPSAVLDDGATQYWRYDESTSPFTGDSSSADNSGVQLNDPSLRQTPAAVNGPSTAIGFDGSDQVVYSDRRSTVTGAYSVETWFKTTTTRGGKLVGFGNNTTSTSGNYDKHIYMTNAGKLVFGVYPGSARTISTSGSYNDGGWHHVVATQDSSGIKLYVDGALKDSDNVTGNQAYTGYWRVGGDQLNGWPQQPTSNFFAGQIDDTAIYPSALTSQQVTHHYQLASAPADTVSSVPATDDSYVNAGAPSTNYGTSSSLAVRGTSAYASYLGFTLPSAPAGTVLKSARLSVKTSTQSGAGSTDSQSVVPVTGAWTEGALTYNNRPALGSGTLGTLSGATDGSTVYSASLDTAALSSALGGSYSLALTSTGTDPLWLWSSEATANEGTPQLVLTFGAP, from the coding sequence ATGGGAAGATCCCGGGGGCTTTCGGCTGCCCTCATCCTGAGCGTCATTGCCGGCATGGGGGTGACCGTCGCACCACAGGCCGCGGCGGTGACACCTCCGGTGGCGTTCACCGCGGACGATCTGCCGACCTGGCAGACCAACGGCATCGTCTGGGCACTGGCGGAGGCACAGGGGACTGTCTTCGTCGGTGGCACTTTCTCGCAGGTCAGGCCTCCGGAAGGGGCCAGTGGCACACCGCAGGGTGCCGTCAACTTCGCCGCGATGAACGCCGCGACGGGCGCGCCCACCTCCTGCAACCTGTCGTTCACGATCGGCAGTGGCACGGCGACGGTCCGCTCACTCGTCGTCTCGCCCGACAAGAAGACGCTGTACGCGGGCGGCTACTTCGGCGCCGTCAACGGCGTGCAGGTCAGCAGCCTCGCGGCGATCGACATCGCGACGTGCACACCGAAGGCCGACTTCCACCCGAGCTTCAGCGCGACCGTGCGGGCGCTCGCCGTCACCGATGACACGGTGTACGCGGGCGGGGACTTCACCACCGTCGAGGGCGCTGCCCGTCAGCGCTACGCGGCGGTGAACAGCAGCACAGGGGCGCTGCGGCCGTTCACCGCGGACGTGGACCTGCCGGGGCGGGCCGTTGCGGTCACACCCGACGGGAAGGACGTCGTGCTCGGCGGTGACTTCTTCACCGTCAACGGGGCGAACTCGCACGCTCTCGCCGTGGTGGACGCCACCACGGGCGCGAACGTCAAGACGTACCCGAACTTCATCGAGACCAACTCGGTGGTCAAGACGATCGGCACCGACGCCACCGGCTTCTACACCGGCAACGAGGGCACAGGCGGTGGTGTCTTCGACGGGCGCATCGCGCTGAACCTCAGCGACCTGGGCCAGCGCTGGCGCGACACCTGCCTGGGCGCGACCCAGGCGGTGCTCTCCTACGAGAGCGTCCTCTACAGCGCGTCGCACGCCCATGACTGTTCCAGTGTGGGTGAGTTCCCCGACGGCAAGCGCAACCATCTGCTCGCCCAGCCCACGACCAGTGTGGGCAAACTCGGCTGGTTCCCGAACACCAATGACGGCCTGGGTGAGGGCATCGGTCCGCGCGCCCTGGCCATCTCGGACACCGGCTCGTCCAAGTACCTGTGGGTCGGCGGCGAGTTCACCACCGTCAACGCCGCTCCCGCACAGGGGCTGACCCGTTTCGCATCCGGGCCCGACACGGGTGTCCCCGGTGTGCCGCAGGCCAGCGCGTCCAGCATCAAGCCCGGCGCAGTTCAGGTGCGCTGGCGCTCGAGCACCGACCTGGACGACAGCAAGCTGACCTACAAGGTCTACCGCAACGGCTCGTCGACCCCGATCCAGACCGTGGACGGCGAATCGCTGTGGTGGTCCAGGCCGCAGATGTCCTTCACCGACACCAGCGTCACCGCGGGCCAGACGTACAGCTACCGGGTGACGGCGACCGACGCGGCAGGCAACGCAAGTGGTCTCTCGCCCACGACGACGGTGACCGTGCCGTCCTCCCCTGAGGCCTATCCCAGCGCCGTGCTGGATGACGGCGCCACCCAGTACTGGCGCTACGACGAGTCCACCAGCCCCTTCACCGGTGACTCGTCTTCGGCCGACAACAGCGGCGTCCAGCTCAACGACCCGTCGCTGAGGCAGACCCCGGCCGCCGTCAACGGACCCAGCACCGCTATCGGCTTCGACGGCAGCGACCAGGTGGTGTACAGCGACCGCAGGTCCACGGTGACCGGTGCGTACTCCGTGGAGACATGGTTCAAGACGACAACCACCCGGGGTGGCAAGCTCGTCGGCTTCGGCAACAACACCACCTCCACCAGCGGCAACTACGACAAGCACATCTACATGACGAACGCCGGCAAACTGGTCTTCGGTGTGTACCCCGGCTCCGCGAGGACCATCTCCACATCGGGTTCCTACAACGACGGCGGCTGGCACCATGTGGTCGCCACCCAGGACTCGTCCGGCATCAAGCTCTACGTCGACGGGGCGCTGAAGGACTCGGACAACGTGACGGGCAACCAGGCGTACACCGGTTACTGGCGGGTCGGCGGTGACCAGCTGAACGGCTGGCCCCAGCAGCCCACCAGCAACTTCTTCGCCGGGCAGATCGACGACACGGCGATCTACCCGTCGGCGCTCACCTCGCAGCAGGTGACACACCACTACCAGCTGGCGAGCGCCCCCGCGGACACCGTCAGCTCGGTGCCGGCGACCGACGACAGCTACGTCAACGCGGGCGCGCCGAGCACCAACTACGGCACGTCGAGTTCGCTCGCCGTGCGCGGTACCTCGGCGTACGCCTCCTATCTCGGCTTCACCCTCCCGTCGGCCCCGGCCGGCACGGTGCTGAAGAGTGCCAGGCTCTCGGTGAAGACCTCGACCCAGTCCGGCGCCGGATCCACGGACAGCCAGTCCGTCGTCCCGGTCACCGGGGCCTGGACCGAAGGGGCGCTGACCTACAACAACCGGCCGGCGCTCGGTTCGGGCACGCTCGGCACGCTGAGCGGTGCCACGGACGGCTCGACCGTCTACTCGGCATCGCTCGACACCGCGGCGCTCTCGTCCGCACTGGGCGGTTCCTACAGCCTGGCGCTCACGAGTACGGGCACGGACCCGCTGTGGCTGTGGTCGAGCGAGGCCACAGCCAACGAGGGCACACCGCAGCTCGTGCTGACCTTCGGCGCTCCGTAG
- a CDS encoding glycosyltransferase, producing MRVLHAVTLHSPTHAFGGPVRVALNLSRGLRTRGHDARLIALGDGFDGPLPTEVDGVPTRLFQARRFLPLGFSGITSPALIAAAGRLVREADIVHVHLARDLVTLPVALAALRAGRPLVLQTHGMVDPSERPLAKALDALAVRRLLRRASAVLYLTEHERRGLEAVTGPPALDSTTRLVNGVPAQEARPVPTGAPRILYAARLQARKRPRDFVAAVPEILRHHPEAEFVVAGPDEGELAPVQALIAELGMGERVHCPGSLSGDEMLAELRRAHVYVLPSVDEPFPMSVLEALSVGTPAVVTQSNGLARDIAASGAGRVVADAAGIAPAVRELLDPSAGEKASASARRLAAEAFSMDAVLDTLLGVYGRSYAGTQA from the coding sequence ATGAGAGTCCTGCACGCCGTCACCCTGCACAGCCCGACCCATGCCTTCGGCGGTCCTGTGCGGGTGGCGCTCAATCTCTCCCGGGGGCTCAGGACCCGTGGACACGACGCCCGGCTGATCGCACTCGGCGACGGCTTCGACGGGCCGCTGCCCACCGAGGTCGATGGGGTGCCCACCCGGCTCTTCCAGGCCCGCAGATTCCTGCCGTTGGGCTTCAGCGGCATCACGTCGCCCGCGCTGATCGCCGCTGCCGGCCGTCTCGTCCGCGAGGCCGACATCGTCCACGTGCACCTGGCCCGCGATCTGGTGACCCTGCCGGTCGCCCTCGCGGCGCTGCGGGCCGGCAGACCACTGGTACTGCAGACCCACGGCATGGTCGACCCCAGCGAACGGCCGCTGGCGAAGGCCCTGGACGCGCTCGCCGTCCGCCGGCTGCTCCGCCGCGCATCGGCGGTGCTGTATCTGACCGAACACGAACGCAGGGGTCTCGAGGCGGTCACCGGCCCGCCCGCGCTGGACAGCACGACACGACTGGTCAACGGTGTACCCGCGCAGGAGGCGCGCCCCGTTCCCACGGGCGCGCCACGGATCCTCTACGCTGCCCGGCTCCAGGCCCGCAAGCGGCCGCGGGACTTCGTGGCCGCTGTGCCGGAGATCCTCCGTCACCACCCGGAAGCCGAATTCGTCGTGGCAGGCCCCGATGAGGGGGAACTCGCCCCGGTACAGGCGCTGATCGCGGAACTCGGGATGGGGGAGCGTGTGCACTGCCCCGGTTCCCTCTCCGGTGACGAGATGCTCGCCGAGCTGCGGCGGGCCCACGTCTATGTGCTGCCGTCGGTCGACGAGCCCTTCCCGATGTCCGTTCTCGAGGCTCTGTCGGTCGGGACGCCGGCCGTGGTCACGCAATCCAACGGGCTCGCGCGGGACATCGCGGCCTCGGGTGCGGGACGGGTGGTCGCCGATGCGGCCGGGATCGCTCCCGCCGTGCGGGAGCTGCTGGATCCGTCGGCCGGCGAGAAAGCCTCCGCGTCGGCCCGGAGGCTGGCCGCGGAGGCGTTCTCGATGGATGCGGTGCTCGACACACTGCTCGGTGTGTACGGCCGGTCCTACGCGGGCACCCAGGCGTAA
- a CDS encoding WcaF family extracellular polysaccharide biosynthesis acetyltransferase, translating into MRNLPAFTLAGYEKGRGKLVQALWFAVLNTVFMAWFCPAALRVALLRAFGATIGEGVLIRHRVRVLWPWKLTIGDHSWIGEGAWLLNLEPITIGAHVCVSQEALLCTGSHDHRAADFRYRNAPIVVGDGAWVATRATVLAGVTIGRHAVAGAGTVVHRDLPDLTLQTADGRRPVEEPV; encoded by the coding sequence ATGCGGAATCTCCCGGCCTTCACGCTGGCCGGATACGAAAAGGGCCGCGGCAAGCTGGTGCAGGCCCTGTGGTTCGCCGTGCTGAACACCGTCTTCATGGCGTGGTTCTGCCCCGCGGCGCTGCGGGTCGCCCTGCTGCGGGCCTTCGGTGCGACGATCGGCGAAGGCGTACTGATCCGGCACCGGGTGCGGGTGCTGTGGCCCTGGAAGCTGACGATCGGCGATCACAGCTGGATCGGTGAGGGCGCCTGGCTGCTCAATCTCGAGCCCATCACCATCGGCGCACATGTCTGCGTCTCCCAGGAGGCGTTGCTGTGCACCGGCAGCCATGATCATCGCGCCGCCGACTTCCGTTACCGGAATGCCCCGATCGTGGTCGGGGACGGCGCCTGGGTCGCCACCCGGGCCACCGTGCTGGCAGGTGTCACCATCGGCAGGCACGCTGTCGCGGGCGCGGGCACCGTGGTCCACCGGGATCTCCCGGACCTCACCCTGCAGACCGCTGACGGCCGGCGGCCGGTGGAGGAGCCCGTATGA